One Jeotgalicoccus saudimassiliensis DNA window includes the following coding sequences:
- a CDS encoding NRDE family protein: MCLINFNIGSHDKYKMIIAANRDEFYARPTASLHYWDDHKNILGGRDLKAHGTWLAVSKSGKIGALTNIRTPEEMTAEAKKSRGELVVNYLLSEDNPQDYLTALTAHSSDYAGFNLLAGTPDELYYMNNYDNNISRVADGTHGLSNEFLDTPWPKVVIGKDQLDKVISEDDINIDALFALLRIDTKAADDIVQQTGVDFELEKKLSPLFIDIPDFDYGTRCSTVVLVDRQNNITLIERTFKNGVETGEISETIAVSK; this comes from the coding sequence ATGTGTCTTATTAATTTTAATATCGGTTCGCATGACAAATATAAAATGATTATTGCAGCAAACCGCGATGAATTTTATGCGCGCCCCACTGCATCTCTTCACTACTGGGATGATCATAAAAATATTTTGGGCGGCCGTGATTTAAAAGCGCACGGTACCTGGCTTGCCGTTTCAAAATCAGGTAAAATAGGAGCACTGACAAATATTCGTACGCCTGAAGAAATGACGGCCGAAGCTAAAAAATCACGCGGTGAACTCGTCGTTAATTATCTGCTGTCGGAAGATAATCCACAAGATTATTTAACAGCTCTTACAGCACACAGCAGTGACTATGCCGGCTTTAATCTGCTTGCAGGAACACCGGATGAACTTTACTATATGAACAATTACGATAACAATATCTCACGTGTTGCTGACGGCACTCACGGGCTGTCGAATGAATTTCTCGACACACCGTGGCCGAAAGTCGTTATCGGAAAAGATCAGCTGGATAAAGTAATTTCAGAGGACGATATAAATATAGATGCGTTGTTCGCCCTGCTCCGCATTGATACGAAAGCAGCAGATGACATCGTGCAGCAAACCGGTGTGGATTTTGAGCTCGAAAAGAAATTATCGCCTCTCTTTATCGACATCCCGGATTTTGATTACGGTACACGGTGTTCCACTGTTGTGCTCGTCGACCGTCAGAATAATATTACACTGATTGAACGCACGTTTAAAAACGGCGTGGAAACCGGTGAGATTTCAGAAACAATAGCAGTCAGTAAATAA
- a CDS encoding RluA family pseudouridine synthase, with amino-acid sequence MNIKVLYEDNHLLIVDKPVNIPVQEDSSEDKDLLTMLKEYIKEKYNKPGAVYLGLVHRLDRPVGGAIVFAKTSKAASRLSNEVRLQNFDREYHAVVENHLDQKKGTLTNHLFKDQKKNISKVVHKNHRGSKMAKLDYETVDQNNKFSLVKVKLHTGRSHQIRVQLSHFGHPLFGDQKYNKNAKVGQQIALYSTYLRIKHPTKDEYVEVHCNPPETFPWSDFNVSY; translated from the coding sequence GTGAATATTAAAGTACTGTACGAAGATAACCATTTACTCATTGTCGATAAGCCGGTTAACATCCCTGTCCAGGAGGACAGTTCAGAAGATAAAGACTTATTAACTATGTTAAAGGAATATATTAAAGAAAAATACAATAAACCCGGTGCGGTTTATTTAGGGCTGGTGCACAGACTCGACCGTCCTGTCGGCGGTGCCATTGTTTTTGCAAAAACTTCAAAAGCTGCGTCACGCCTGTCAAACGAAGTCCGTCTTCAAAACTTTGACCGCGAGTACCACGCTGTCGTTGAAAATCACCTGGATCAGAAAAAAGGTACATTAACGAACCATTTATTTAAAGACCAGAAAAAGAATATTTCAAAAGTCGTTCATAAAAACCACCGCGGCTCAAAAATGGCGAAACTGGACTATGAAACTGTCGATCAGAACAATAAGTTCTCACTTGTAAAAGTGAAGCTCCATACAGGCCGCTCGCATCAGATCCGCGTTCAGCTTTCTCATTTCGGCCATCCGCTTTTCGGAGATCAGAAATATAATAAGAATGCTAAAGTCGGTCAGCAGATTGCGCTGTACTCTACTTACCTGCGCATTAAACATCCTACGAAAGACGAGTACGTGGAAGTCCACTGCAACCCGCCGGAAACATTCCCGTGGAGTGATTTTAATGTGTCTTATTAA